Below is a window of Myroides profundi DNA.
AGGAGCATTTGCTTGTGGTTGTTGAGACACTTGTGTTTCTGGTCTTTTTGCTACATTTACAATAACAAACTCAGGATCAACAACATTTATATCTCTTATATCTTTTGTTTTTGCTAAATTTTGCTCTTCTGAAATACTAGTATTTTTTTTTACTTCCTCAGAAGGCGTTACGATTTCAAAAAAAACATCTAATCCATTAGCGTCACTTGCTTTCTCAGTAGCTTCGGCTGTCACTTGTTTTACTTGAACGTCTTCCTCATTCATTGCCTCTACAGAGATACCTTCATCAAGATCTTCATCTTCAAAATCACCTAACTGATGTATAGTAATTTTTTCTGTTTCTTCTACTGCTTCTTCTGGAGAAGAAATAATAGTAGTAACCTTAGATAATGGCTCATCTGGAGAAGAATAACCGAAAGACTCTACAGATGAAGCTTGCATTAAATTATGCTCTAACTTCTGATCACCTTCTAATACGTGAATAATCTTATTAGGCTCACCTGTTGTAACAATACTTTTTTGTTGTTCGATATTGAAACCTGTAGCAATAATTGTTACAGAGATAGCGTCTCCTAAAGACTCATCTTCACCAACCCCCATAATGATGTTAGCATTATGTCCAGCTTCTGTCTGGATGTGGTCGTTGATTTCACCTATCTCATCAATTGTAATCTCATTTGCACCAGACACAATTAATAACAATACATTCTTAGCACCGCTAATCTTATTATCATTTAATAGAGGAGAATCTAATGCATCTACGATAGCATCTTTAGCTCTAGTTTCACCAGAAGCTGTAGCAGATCCCATTATAGCAGTACCACTATCAGATAATACAGTCTTAGCATCTTTTAAGTCAATATTCTGAGTATAGTGATGCGTAATAACTTCTGCGATACCACGAGCTGCAGTAGATAAGACTTCATCGGCTTTGGAGAAACCAGCTTTGAAACCTAAATTACCATATACCTCTCGTAACTTATTATTATTGATAACAACTAAAGAGTCAACTTGTTTACGTAGACGTTCAACCCCTTTTAAAGCTTGGTCTTGTCTCACCTTACCTTCGAATTGGAAAGGAATAGTAACAATACCTACTGTAAGGATATCACGTTCTTTAGATAACTGAGCGATAACCGGAGCAGCACCTGTACCAGTACCACCACCCATACCAGCAGTGATAAATACCATCTTAGTGTTGGTATCTAGCATCTTCTCTATCTCTTCTATACTTTCTAAAGCAGACTGTTGGCCCACTTCTGGATTAGCTCCTGCTCCTAACCCTTCAGTAAGGTTAACCCCTAACTGAATTTTAGTTGGAACTGGACTATTTTCTAATGCTTGAGAGTCAGTATTACACACTATAAAATCTACACCTTTAATTCCTTGTTGGAACATGTGATTAATAGCATTACTTCCACCGCCTCCTACACCTATTACTTTGATAACGTTTGATTGGTTTTTCGGTAAATCAAACTTTATTCCTCCAAAATCTGTATTCTCCATATACGTAGCCTTTTTATTCTTGCTTTTCAATAAAATCTTTTATTTTTCTAAAAAAAGTACCAAAGAAATTTGATTCAAATTTTTCTGCCGTTGGCGATCTAAATTCAGTCTCTTTTGGTTCTTCAGAAACTTTAGGTCTTTCTTGACTTACTGTTTCTATTGGATCTTGTGACACAACTGGTTGTTGTACCACAGGCTCTGCGCGATTAACAACAGGCGCCTCCACTTCTGGAACTTTGTTCTCAACAGCAGTCTCTGCCATCGAAACAGCTCCTTTTATATGATGTCTTTCACTTTCCATTACTAACCCTACCGCAGTAGCATATAATGGACTAGAAATCTCTAAACTAGAGTCTCCAGCTAAGTGCTCATTAGGATATCCTATACGAGTATCTATACCAGTGATATATTCTACTAATTGCTTAATGTGTTTTAATTCAGAACCTCCTCCTGTTAAAACAATCCCTGCAATCAATTTCTTCTGTGGGCTTTCATATCCATAGCTCTTAATCTCAGAGAATACTAATTGAATAATCTCTTCTACTCGAGCATGAATAATCTTAGACAAGTTTTTTAAAGATATTTCCTTTGGCTCTTTTCCTCTTAATCCTGGAATAGAAACAATCTCATTATCTTTATTTTCACCTGGCCAAGCAGACCCAAACTTTACTTTTAGAATCTCAGCTTGACGTTCTATAATAGAACATCCTTCTTTAATATCTTCTGTAATAACATTTCCTCCGAAAGGTACTACAGCAGTATGACGAATAATCCCGTCTTTAAAGATAGCTAAGTCTGTTGTACCACCTCCGATATCGATAAGTGCTACTCCTGCTTCTTTTTCTTCTTGACTTAGAACTGCTTCAGCTGATGCTAAAGGCTCTAACGTAATACCTGAAAGCTCTAAACCTGCATCCTTAATACATCTCCCCGCATTCTTTATTAATGCAGCTTGACCTACTACTACATGGAATACAGCTTCCAAACGACTTCCATACATTCCAATAGGCTCCTTAATACCAGGCTCCCCATCTATTTTGAACTCTTGTGGAAGTACATGTATAATTTCTTCACCTGGAAGCATACTCAACTTCTGAACTTGAGTAATTAATTGCTCAATGTCCTTATCTCCTATTACTTCATCAGGATTATCTCTACTTATATAATCACTATGTTGAATACTACGTATATGCTGTCCAGCGATACCTACTACCACATTCTTAATCTTATACCCTGCTGCTGACTCAGCATCAGTAACAGCGTTTTGAATAGATTGAATGGTCTGCGTGATATTGTTAACAACACCTCGTTTAACACCTAGACTTTTAGCTTTACCTAATCCTAAAATTTCTAGTTTACCGTATTCGTTTTTCTTTCCAATCATTGCGACAATCTTAGTTGTCCCAATGTCTAAACCTACAGCTATATTTTCTTTTTCCATACTCTTTTTCTATTTCGTGCATACCACTTGTTGGGTAAACTTAAGGTTTATATACTTGTATTTCTCTTGTTCAACATTCCCTCTTATCAAATACTGTACAAAGGCTTTATAGTTTTGTAACTTTATTTCCATTTCATCAAACCCTCCAAACAAAATGTCAAAACGGTTTGTACGACTAATCAACATTAAAGTTCCCTTTGGTTCTATAACTATCCCCGTGATATCTTCTCTTAAGAATTCATCCTTGTTGATTAATTCAAGTATTTCCTTAATTTCTCTTTCATTACTCTTGCTCACTTTTCCCTGCACCATGGGAACTCTATCAGAAAAATTACTAGACAATGGCATCTTTTTTCCTAACTCATCAAGATAATAATTATTATCCCCATCTATCACCCTTCCGATTGCTTTTTTTTGCCAAATATCAACGATTACTCTATTATCTATCGTCAAATAAACGTCCGCATTTCTGATTAATTCATTTTTTAGTACGTTTTTCTCTAGATTATTCAAATCTAAAACACTTCTATTAATCTCGGAAATTTTTGGAAATTTATTTTTAAGCAAATTGCGAATTTCACTACTGGTTACAAAGTGTTCTTCACTTTCCTTAAAAACTACATCGATATCCTTAACTTCACGATCATTACTACGTTTATTAGTAAAAGAATATAAAAACAGTAACAGTCCACATAATAGCAATATGCGAACATCTGACCACTTTATTTTCTTAAACAACTTTTTCACGTACTAAAACTTTCTATATTATTCTAATCCTTTCTTGATATCTTCTACCATTTCACCCAAATCACCTGCTCCAATAGTCAGAACTAATTCAGCCTTGGAAGCCTTTAAATAAGGTAATAATTCCTCTTTTTGCAAGACCACTTTATCCGCTGATGTCATTTGATCTAACAATGCTCCTGATGTAACTCCTTCTATAGGTAACTCTCTTGCTGGGTAAATATCTAATAACACTACATGGTCAAAAGTAGATAATGCTGTAGCAAACTCACTCATAAAGTCTCTTGTACGGCTATATAAATGAGGCTGGAACACAGCTACTATCTTCTTATTACTATACAACTCATGTACCGCCTGACTTACTGCCCGTATTTCTGTTGGGTGATGAGCATAATCATCTATATAAATAAGATCATCTCTTCTAATCTTATAAGAGAACCTCCTTCTAACGCCTTTAAAGCTTCCTAAACCATCCACTAATACCTTTGCATCTATGCCATAATTATAAGCCATAGCGAAGGCTACTAATGCATTAGATAGGTTATGTCTACCTGGTAATCCAAAGCGAACACCTTCAATTCTTTCATTAGGAGTTATTATATCAAAAACATACCATCCATTATCAATAGATATGTTCTCTATTCTATAGGTACAGTCCTCTCCAAAACCAACTTTAATA
It encodes the following:
- the ftsA gene encoding cell division protein FtsA; this translates as MEKENIAVGLDIGTTKIVAMIGKKNEYGKLEILGLGKAKSLGVKRGVVNNITQTIQSIQNAVTDAESAAGYKIKNVVVGIAGQHIRSIQHSDYISRDNPDEVIGDKDIEQLITQVQKLSMLPGEEIIHVLPQEFKIDGEPGIKEPIGMYGSRLEAVFHVVVGQAALIKNAGRCIKDAGLELSGITLEPLASAEAVLSQEEKEAGVALIDIGGGTTDLAIFKDGIIRHTAVVPFGGNVITEDIKEGCSIIERQAEILKVKFGSAWPGENKDNEIVSIPGLRGKEPKEISLKNLSKIIHARVEEIIQLVFSEIKSYGYESPQKKLIAGIVLTGGGSELKHIKQLVEYITGIDTRIGYPNEHLAGDSSLEISSPLYATAVGLVMESERHHIKGAVSMAETAVENKVPEVEAPVVNRAEPVVQQPVVSQDPIETVSQERPKVSEEPKETEFRSPTAEKFESNFFGTFFRKIKDFIEKQE
- a CDS encoding cell division protein FtsQ/DivIB, translating into MKKLFKKIKWSDVRILLLCGLLLFLYSFTNKRSNDREVKDIDVVFKESEEHFVTSSEIRNLLKNKFPKISEINRSVLDLNNLEKNVLKNELIRNADVYLTIDNRVIVDIWQKKAIGRVIDGDNNYYLDELGKKMPLSSNFSDRVPMVQGKVSKSNEREIKEILELINKDEFLREDITGIVIEPKGTLMLISRTNRFDILFGGFDEMEIKLQNYKAFVQYLIRGNVEQEKYKYINLKFTQQVVCTK
- the ftsZ gene encoding cell division protein FtsZ, which codes for MENTDFGGIKFDLPKNQSNVIKVIGVGGGGSNAINHMFQQGIKGVDFIVCNTDSQALENSPVPTKIQLGVNLTEGLGAGANPEVGQQSALESIEEIEKMLDTNTKMVFITAGMGGGTGTGAAPVIAQLSKERDILTVGIVTIPFQFEGKVRQDQALKGVERLRKQVDSLVVINNNKLREVYGNLGFKAGFSKADEVLSTAARGIAEVITHHYTQNIDLKDAKTVLSDSGTAIMGSATASGETRAKDAIVDALDSPLLNDNKISGAKNVLLLIVSGANEITIDEIGEINDHIQTEAGHNANIIMGVGEDESLGDAISVTIIATGFNIEQQKSIVTTGEPNKIIHVLEGDQKLEHNLMQASSVESFGYSSPDEPLSKVTTIISSPEEAVEETEKITIHQLGDFEDEDLDEGISVEAMNEEDVQVKQVTAEATEKASDANGLDVFFEIVTPSEEVKKNTSISEEQNLAKTKDIRDINVVDPEFVIVNVAKRPETQVSQQPQANAPVVYHLEDDVVEAKSNIAYGNEAKSVQNMAAPKEEIIMFSLEDYTDKESELASAKPINKHQDAIEDEFRFSIKSEEPTPAVVEASNAVVEEELDEVNPIEMSIEEFTLKSRAAERRKKMKEFNYKFNNTNSQLTELEREPAYKRSGVDLHESDETTNKSRITFGLDSNNDGQLRSNNSYLHDNVD